In Flavobacterium enshiense, the genomic stretch TTGATCATTATCGCCTGTATCTTATTGACCATGGCTGTTAGAAAGATTCCGGTTCAGTATGCAAGACGTACTACAACTGGTGAGTTCGAGCAAGATGCTATGGGAGGTAACAGACAATGGATTCCGTTAAAGCTAAATGCTTCCGGAGTTATGCCGATTATCTTTGCGCAGGCAATCATGTTTATTCCTGCTGCAGTAGCTGGTTTATCTACATCAGATGCCGCTCAGACTATTACTACCAGCTTCCAAAATATCTTTGGATGGCAGTATAATTTAGTTTTTGCTTTGTTAATCATAATTTTTACTTACTTTTACACCGCGATTACGGTACCTACAAATAAAATGGCTGACGACTTGAAGAGAAGTGGTGGTTTTATTCCGGGTATCAAACCAGGTGTGGAAACAGGTGATTATCTTGATAAAATCATGTCATTACTAACCTTTCCGGGCTCGTTATTCCTTGCTTTGATTGCTGTGTTCCCAGCTATTGCAGTAAGTTTGATCGGTGTTCAACAAGGATGGGCTATGTTTTATGGCGGAACATCATTGTTAATTATGGTGGGAGTTGCAATCGATACTATTCAACAAATAAATTCTTATTTATTGAATAAGCATTATGATGGATTGATGAAAAGTGGTAAAAATAGAAAAGCGGTAGCTTAATTTTTATGGCAAAACAATCAGCAATAGAACAAGACGGATCAATCATTGAAGCATTGTCAAATGCGATGTTCCGTGTAGAATTAGAAAATGGACATATAGTAATTGCTCATATTTCCGGGAAGATGCGAATGCATTACATCAAATTATTACCTGGTGATAAAGTGAAACTGGAGATGAGCCCTTACGATTTGTCAAAAGCAAGAATTACTTATAGATACTAAAGGCTATTAAAATGAAAGTAAGAGCATCAGTTAAAAAAAGAAGTGCCGAGTGCATTATCGTGCGTAGAAAAGGAAGATTATACGTTATAAACAAAAAGA encodes the following:
- the ykgO gene encoding type B 50S ribosomal protein L36, with amino-acid sequence MKVRASVKKRSAECIIVRRKGRLYVINKKNPRFKQRQG
- the infA gene encoding translation initiation factor IF-1, with protein sequence MAKQSAIEQDGSIIEALSNAMFRVELENGHIVIAHISGKMRMHYIKLLPGDKVKLEMSPYDLSKARITYRY